A segment of the Bradyrhizobium sp. CCBAU 53340 genome:
CGCCATTCAGAGACATGGGCCCCGGCTCTGCAGCGCACCGCTGCTGGACGATGCTTCGCATCGCCAGGGAAGCGCTGCGCTGCGTCCGGGGCACGAGGGGAGTATGGCGCGGCGCTACCTCCCCGCCACAAACTCCCGCCACCCCTTCGCCCGCAGGCTGCACGCCGGGCACTCGCCGCAACCGTAACCCCAGTCGTGCCGCGCGCCGCGTTCGCCGAGATAGCAGGTGTGGGATTGGTCGCGGATGAGATCGACCAGCGCGCCGCCTCCGAGATCGTGCGCGAGCTTCCACGTCGCCGCCTTGTCGATCCACATCAGCGGCGTGTGCAGCTCGAACTTTTTGGCCATGCCGAGCGAGAGCGCCGATTGCATGGCGCGGATGGTCTCGTCGCGGCAATCGGGATAGCCGGAATAGTCGGTCTCGCACATGCCGCCCACGATGTGGGTGATGCCGCGCCGATAGGCCAGCGCCGCGGCGAAGGTCAGGAACACGAGGTTACGGCCGGGCACAAAAGTATTCGGCAGGCCGTCGGCGCCCATCGCGATCGCGACATCGCGCGTCAGCGCCGTCTCCGACACGGCAGCCAGCGTCGGGATTGACAGCGTATGGCTCTCGCCAAGCTTTGCTGCCCAATCGGCGCGCAGGCCCTTGATGCCATCGAACAGCCGGTCGCGGCAGTCGAGCTCGACGGCGTGCCGTTGCCCGTACTCGAACCCCAGCGTCTCCACACGAGCGAACCGACTCAGTGCCCAGGCAAGACAGGTGGTGGAATCCTGGCCGCCGGAGAACAGCACCAGCGCGGTTTGTGATGAAAATGCGTCACTCATGGCCCGCGCTTTAGCACTGTGGAACGTATCAGCCAATCAGTGGAAATCGGCCCGTTCCTGCCCGCCCCGCTGGGAACGGCGGCCCGCTTTTGGCATAAGGATTGGGCCCCAGGAGACTGCCCGCCAATGACCCCCTCCCGCGATATTTCCCGCCTGATCGAGATCATGGCGGCACTGCGCACGCCGGTGACCGGCTGCCCCTGGGACCTCGAGCAGAACTTTGCGACGATCGCGCCCTACACGATCGAGGAAGCCTATGAGGTGGTCGACGCCATCGACCGCGGCGATCTCGACGACTTACGCGAGGAGCTCGGCGATCTCCTGCTGCAGGTCG
Coding sequences within it:
- the queC gene encoding 7-cyano-7-deazaguanine synthase QueC; the protein is MSDAFSSQTALVLFSGGQDSTTCLAWALSRFARVETLGFEYGQRHAVELDCRDRLFDGIKGLRADWAAKLGESHTLSIPTLAAVSETALTRDVAIAMGADGLPNTFVPGRNLVFLTFAAALAYRRGITHIVGGMCETDYSGYPDCRDETIRAMQSALSLGMAKKFELHTPLMWIDKAATWKLAHDLGGGALVDLIRDQSHTCYLGERGARHDWGYGCGECPACSLRAKGWREFVAGR